One window of the Emcibacter sp. genome contains the following:
- the ccoO gene encoding cytochrome-c oxidase, cbb3-type subunit II has protein sequence MFKHEIFEKNSILLVVGILIVVSIGGIIEIAPLFYLESTIEKVKGMRPYTPLELAGRNIYIREGCYTCHSQMIRSTRDEVERYGHYSLAAESMYDHPFQWGSKRTGPDLARLGYKYSDEWHRAHMVDPRQVVPESIMPGYPFLAKTALKYQTISADLKANRMVGVPYSEDMIANAALDLEAQLDEYHDNYDAFMERYPNAQVRDFDGNPEKITELDALIAYLQMLGTLVDFSLYNEEDNRR, from the coding sequence ATGTTTAAACACGAAATATTTGAGAAGAACTCCATTCTTCTGGTGGTTGGTATCCTGATCGTCGTCTCCATCGGCGGCATCATCGAGATTGCACCATTGTTCTACCTGGAAAGCACCATCGAAAAAGTGAAGGGCATGCGGCCCTACACTCCGCTGGAACTGGCCGGCCGGAATATCTACATCCGGGAAGGCTGTTATACCTGCCATTCCCAGATGATCCGGTCTACCCGTGACGAGGTGGAACGCTACGGCCATTACTCACTGGCGGCGGAAAGCATGTATGACCATCCGTTCCAGTGGGGCTCCAAGCGTACCGGTCCGGACCTGGCCCGTCTCGGCTATAAATATTCCGACGAATGGCACCGGGCCCATATGGTTGACCCGCGCCAGGTTGTGCCCGAGTCCATCATGCCCGGCTACCCGTTCCTGGCCAAGACCGCGCTGAAATACCAGACCATATCGGCTGACCTGAAAGCCAACCGGATGGTCGGCGTGCCCTATAGCGAAGACATGATCGCCAATGCGGCCCTGGACCTGGAAGCCCAGCTTGACGAGTATCATGACAATTATGATGCCTTCATGGAGCGCTATCCGAATGCCCAGGTCAGGGACTTCGACGGCAATCCGGAAAAAATTACCGAACTGGATGCCCTCATCGCTTATCTGCAGATGCTGGGAACCCTTGTTGACTTCTCGCTTTATAACGAAGAAGACAACAGGCGCTAA
- a CDS encoding cbb3-type cytochrome c oxidase subunit 3, with the protein MDVSHQDASAFAQTWGLIFLVVMFVAVLAYALWPKNKDKFNKASHAPLDEE; encoded by the coding sequence ATGGATGTATCACATCAAGATGCCTCGGCTTTCGCCCAGACCTGGGGCCTGATTTTCCTTGTGGTCATGTTTGTGGCCGTACTGGCCTACGCACTATGGCCGAAAAACAAGGACAAATTCAACAAAGCTTCTCACGCACCACTGGATGAGGAATAG
- the ccoP gene encoding cytochrome-c oxidase, cbb3-type subunit III, translated as MSKQTEIDNVSGVETTGHEWDGIKELNNPLPRWWIWTWLVSIIWSIGYWVAMPAWPMISDYTQGMLGYSQRTVVAEQIEMARADRAHFAENLLTADLETIKNTQELMEFAMAGGKAAFGDNCAGCHGSGASGAIGYPNLNDDDWLWGGTLDAIHETLTVGIRSVHEDTRMNAMPAFLKDEILEKEQVSDLANYVLSLSDSSHAAPEGAAVLFEENCASCHGEDGAGIQELGAPNLTDGIWLYGGDYETVYATIANSRSGVMPTWAGRLDPATIKSLAVYVHSLGGGE; from the coding sequence ATGAGCAAACAAACAGAAATAGATAATGTCAGCGGTGTGGAAACTACCGGACATGAGTGGGACGGGATCAAGGAACTGAATAATCCCCTGCCGCGCTGGTGGATATGGACGTGGCTGGTCAGTATAATCTGGTCTATCGGCTACTGGGTGGCGATGCCGGCCTGGCCGATGATTTCCGACTATACACAGGGGATGCTTGGTTATTCCCAGCGCACCGTTGTTGCGGAACAGATCGAAATGGCCAGGGCAGACCGGGCACATTTCGCAGAGAATCTGCTGACGGCTGATCTGGAAACCATCAAGAACACACAGGAACTGATGGAATTCGCCATGGCCGGCGGTAAGGCCGCTTTTGGTGACAACTGTGCCGGCTGTCACGGCTCTGGCGCTTCCGGCGCTATCGGATATCCCAACCTGAATGACGACGACTGGCTTTGGGGCGGCACGCTTGACGCCATCCACGAGACGCTCACCGTCGGCATTCGTTCCGTTCACGAAGACACCCGGATGAATGCCATGCCGGCCTTCCTGAAGGATGAAATTCTCGAGAAGGAACAGGTTTCCGATCTGGCTAATTATGTCCTTTCCCTGAGCGACAGCAGTCATGCTGCTCCGGAAGGCGCCGCAGTGCTGTTTGAAGAAAACTGCGCTTCCTGCCACGGTGAAGACGGCGCGGGCATCCAGGAACTGGGCGCGCCCAACCTGACAGACGGCATCTGGCTCTATGGTGGTGATTATGAAACCGTCTATGCTACCATCGCCAACAGCCGGTCCGGTGTTATGCCGACGTGGGCCGGCAGGCTCGATCCGGCGACCATTAAAAGTCTCGCCGTTTACGTCCACTCACTTGGTGGTGGCGAATAA
- the ccoG gene encoding cytochrome c oxidase accessory protein CcoG, with protein sequence MANQPQNPGDKNPRPTPAPHDVIPHPEVERAQVEPVNRPEERSLYKKRENIYPKRANGTFRNIKWAIMVITLGIYYLSPWIRWDRGEGLPDQAILIDFPGRRFYFFFIEIWPQEVYYITGLLILAAIGLFLVTSTAGRMWCGYTCPQTVWVDLFLVVERFFEGDRNERIKLDKAPWSLAKIRKKLSKHITWLLIGVATGGAWVFYFADAPTLFQQLLHFEADPNVYFWIALFTSTTYLLGGFAREQVCTYMCPWPRIQSVMLDEDSLAVMYRYDRGEPRGPHKKGESWEGRGDCVQCRQCVVVCPQGIDIRDGMQLECIQCSLCIDACNEVMDKIGRPRGLIAYDSLANFEARAKGEKEHFRLIRPRTIIYSTLILVVGGFMLYTLLTRAELEVNVLRDRNPVFVQLSSGDIRNGYTLKILNKSRSDRDFAINVTGLDNYEIRVEGVTDMTENGLPVVHVEKDRLRSVKVYVSAHRKHLAGSSTDISFVVHDVNGPEEDTKDTNFKGPK encoded by the coding sequence ATGGCAAACCAGCCTCAGAATCCGGGCGACAAAAATCCACGCCCGACCCCCGCTCCCCACGACGTTATCCCGCATCCCGAGGTGGAACGGGCTCAAGTTGAACCGGTCAACCGGCCGGAGGAACGCTCCCTTTATAAAAAACGGGAGAATATCTATCCGAAACGGGCCAACGGCACGTTCCGCAATATCAAATGGGCCATCATGGTCATCACCCTGGGTATTTATTACCTGTCGCCCTGGATCAGGTGGGACCGGGGCGAAGGCCTGCCCGACCAGGCAATCCTGATTGATTTTCCCGGCCGGCGCTTCTATTTCTTCTTTATCGAGATCTGGCCGCAGGAAGTCTATTACATCACCGGGCTGTTGATACTCGCAGCCATCGGCCTGTTCCTGGTCACCAGCACCGCCGGACGCATGTGGTGCGGCTATACCTGCCCGCAGACCGTCTGGGTCGACCTGTTTCTGGTGGTTGAACGTTTCTTCGAAGGCGACCGCAACGAGCGGATCAAACTGGATAAGGCTCCCTGGAGCCTCGCAAAAATCCGTAAAAAACTCTCCAAACATATCACCTGGCTTCTGATCGGGGTGGCGACGGGCGGGGCCTGGGTGTTTTATTTTGCCGATGCGCCGACCCTGTTCCAGCAATTGCTTCATTTCGAGGCCGATCCGAACGTCTATTTCTGGATTGCCCTGTTTACCTCGACCACTTACCTGCTCGGCGGTTTCGCCCGGGAACAGGTCTGTACCTACATGTGCCCCTGGCCCCGTATCCAGTCAGTGATGCTGGACGAGGACTCGCTCGCTGTCATGTATCGTTATGACCGGGGTGAACCCCGCGGCCCGCACAAGAAAGGCGAAAGCTGGGAAGGTCGCGGCGACTGTGTTCAATGTCGGCAATGCGTGGTCGTCTGCCCCCAGGGCATCGACATCCGCGACGGCATGCAGCTGGAATGCATCCAGTGTTCGCTCTGTATCGACGCCTGTAACGAGGTGATGGACAAGATCGGCCGTCCGCGCGGCCTGATTGCCTATGACAGCCTGGCCAATTTCGAAGCCCGGGCCAAAGGTGAAAAAGAACACTTCCGCTTAATCCGTCCCCGCACCATCATCTACAGTACCCTTATTTTAGTGGTCGGAGGCTTCATGCTCTATACCCTGCTGACCCGGGCCGAGCTTGAGGTCAATGTCCTCCGGGACCGCAACCCGGTCTTCGTACAGCTCAGCAGCGGCGATATCCGCAACGGATATACCCTGAAAATTCTCAACAAGTCGCGAAGCGATCGCGACTTCGCTATCAATGTGACCGGACTTGACAACTATGAGATCCGGGTCGAAGGTGTCACCGACATGACCGAAAACGGCCTGCCGGTCGTGCATGTGGAAAAAGACCGGTTGCGGTCGGTCAAGGTCTATGTCTCCGCACACCGGAAACATCTGGCCGGCAGCAGCACGGATATTTCCTTCGTCGTGCATGATGTGAACGGTCCGGAAGAGGACACCAAAGACACCAACTTCAAGGGGCCAAAATGA
- a CDS encoding FixH family protein — MMEKTSKPITGRTVLFWLIGFFLVVFLVNGVMTWLALNSWNGLSTDNAYRKGLAYNEEIEQARKQALSGWKLHISSAPATQKGGNLEIGLIHPEASVAPPTILVQFRRPVVEGYDFELALPLTGQEEGKILYVAPVDLPLPGVWEITAIAKSDNDTKYKLSDRIVVSK; from the coding sequence ATGATGGAAAAAACATCAAAACCAATAACCGGCAGAACCGTTCTCTTCTGGCTCATTGGCTTCTTTCTGGTCGTCTTTCTGGTTAATGGTGTCATGACCTGGCTGGCGCTGAACAGCTGGAACGGCCTGTCCACGGACAATGCCTACCGCAAGGGCCTGGCCTATAACGAAGAGATTGAACAGGCCCGCAAGCAGGCATTGTCCGGCTGGAAACTGCATATTTCCTCTGCCCCGGCAACGCAAAAGGGCGGCAATCTGGAAATAGGCCTCATCCACCCTGAAGCCAGCGTGGCGCCACCGACCATCCTGGTGCAGTTCCGGCGCCCGGTTGTCGAAGGCTATGACTTTGAGCTCGCCCTGCCGCTGACCGGCCAGGAAGAAGGCAAAATTCTTTATGTCGCGCCTGTCGATCTGCCCCTGCCGGGCGTGTGGGAAATCACGGCCATTGCAAAAAGCGATAATGATACTAAATACAAATTGAGTGACCGTATCGTCGTGAGCAAATAA
- a CDS encoding heavy metal translocating P-type ATPase, whose product MAEPLKSPEIEHFVVEGLHCPSCIREIEGTLEKNPAIRNARVNLTTQRLAVQWANDDQPGSEESLSKSEQVIESLKNIGFRAFRFKDDPSLMADDRESRSLLIAMAVAGFVSANVMLLSVSVWSGNVSDMAESTRLLMHWISALLVLPAAAFAGMPFYRSAWGAVKAGHLNMDVPISLAVILACAMSLLETMQGAMHTYYDAAVMLLFFLLIGRYLDRKMRNHARGVAQNLMSYRPHTATLLLDNGETELSPIEMLRPGQTVRVMPGDRIPVDGEILKGVSEIDSSLVTGETMPVKAEQGTEVFAGTMNLNGVLDVKIRALSGKTLLDEIITLMETAEQGRAKYVRLADKAAKIYAPAVHLLALFTFIGWMLFSTVGWQQSLITAIAVLIITCPCALGLAVPVVQVVASNLLFKSGILVKAADGLERLAEVDTVVFDKTGTLTLGQPELANADDIEPAKLELAASLAKSSSHPLCRALIVACHERDIPTIATGSPLHEEAGMGLRAVIDGREVRLGNRSWCTVPANIQDNTKYSELWLAIDGEEPVFLAFRDRLRRDAVEVCEWLKKDGLDLILLSGDREDVVRETAAELGIDNWQAGCKPQEKIAVLEELKAKGKKTLMVGDGLNDAPALAAAHVSISPSSAADVSQNAADFIFQSQKLDTIVRALQVSRKSRTLVFVNFAFAAAYNIIAVPFAAAGFLTPLIAALAMSGSSIVVTLNALRLNLARLYSSRGNA is encoded by the coding sequence ATGGCCGAACCTCTCAAATCGCCGGAAATCGAGCATTTTGTGGTGGAGGGACTGCATTGTCCGTCATGCATCCGTGAAATCGAAGGCACGCTGGAAAAAAATCCCGCCATCCGCAATGCCCGGGTCAACCTGACCACCCAGCGGCTGGCGGTGCAATGGGCCAACGATGACCAGCCCGGATCGGAAGAAAGCCTCAGTAAAAGCGAACAGGTGATCGAAAGCCTGAAAAACATTGGCTTCCGGGCTTTTCGTTTCAAAGACGATCCTTCGCTGATGGCCGACGACAGGGAAAGCCGTTCCCTGCTGATTGCCATGGCGGTCGCCGGATTTGTTTCCGCCAATGTGATGCTGCTGTCCGTTTCTGTCTGGTCGGGCAATGTGTCCGACATGGCGGAAAGCACACGTCTGCTGATGCACTGGATATCCGCCCTGCTGGTGTTGCCGGCCGCGGCCTTTGCCGGTATGCCCTTCTACAGATCCGCCTGGGGAGCCGTTAAGGCCGGCCACCTGAACATGGATGTGCCGATTTCCCTGGCCGTGATCCTGGCCTGCGCCATGAGCCTGCTGGAAACCATGCAGGGGGCCATGCACACTTATTATGACGCGGCCGTGATGCTGCTGTTTTTCCTGCTCATAGGCCGGTATCTCGACCGCAAGATGCGCAACCACGCCCGCGGCGTGGCCCAGAACCTGATGTCCTACCGCCCGCACACGGCAACCCTGCTGCTGGATAACGGGGAAACCGAACTCAGCCCCATTGAAATGCTGCGCCCCGGCCAGACGGTCCGGGTCATGCCGGGAGACCGGATCCCCGTTGACGGCGAGATCCTGAAAGGCGTCTCGGAAATAGACAGCAGCCTGGTGACCGGTGAAACAATGCCGGTCAAGGCAGAACAGGGCACCGAAGTCTTTGCCGGCACTATGAATTTGAACGGGGTGCTGGACGTCAAAATCAGGGCGCTCAGCGGCAAGACCCTGCTGGACGAAATCATCACCCTGATGGAAACCGCCGAACAGGGCCGGGCCAAATATGTCCGCCTCGCCGACAAGGCGGCAAAAATCTATGCCCCGGCCGTACATTTGCTGGCGCTGTTCACCTTCATCGGCTGGATGCTGTTTTCCACCGTCGGCTGGCAACAGTCGCTGATCACTGCCATTGCCGTGCTGATCATTACCTGCCCCTGCGCGCTCGGCCTGGCTGTGCCGGTGGTCCAGGTCGTGGCGTCCAACCTTTTGTTCAAGTCAGGCATCCTGGTCAAGGCCGCCGACGGGCTGGAACGTCTGGCCGAAGTCGACACCGTGGTTTTTGACAAGACCGGCACCCTGACCCTGGGCCAGCCTGAACTGGCCAACGCGGATGACATTGAGCCGGCAAAGCTGGAACTGGCGGCAAGCCTCGCCAAATCCTCAAGCCATCCGCTGTGCCGGGCCCTGATTGTCGCCTGTCACGAACGGGACATCCCGACCATCGCCACCGGCAGCCCCCTGCATGAAGAGGCAGGCATGGGTCTGCGGGCTGTCATCGACGGACGGGAAGTCCGCCTCGGCAATCGCAGCTGGTGCACTGTCCCTGCAAATATACAGGACAATACAAAATACAGCGAACTGTGGCTGGCCATCGACGGCGAAGAGCCTGTTTTCCTTGCCTTCCGCGACCGGCTGCGCCGGGATGCGGTCGAGGTTTGTGAGTGGCTGAAAAAAGACGGCCTTGACCTGATTCTGCTGTCCGGCGACCGGGAAGATGTGGTCCGCGAAACCGCTGCCGAGCTTGGCATCGACAACTGGCAGGCCGGCTGCAAGCCGCAGGAAAAAATCGCCGTGCTGGAAGAACTGAAAGCGAAAGGGAAAAAGACCCTGATGGTTGGCGACGGCCTCAATGATGCGCCGGCGCTGGCCGCCGCCCATGTCTCCATTTCCCCCAGTTCCGCTGCCGATGTCAGCCAGAATGCCGCCGACTTTATCTTCCAGTCCCAGAAACTGGACACCATTGTCCGGGCGCTGCAGGTGTCGCGCAAGAGCCGCACCCTGGTGTTCGTCAACTTCGCCTTTGCCGCCGCCTATAACATCATCGCCGTACCCTTTGCCGCCGCCGGCTTCCTGACCCCGCTGATTGCGGCACTGGCCATGTCCGGCTCCAGCATCGTGGTCACCCTCAACGCCCTGCGGCTCAACCTTGCACGGCTCTACAGCAGCAGAGGGAACGCCTGA
- the ccoS gene encoding cbb3-type cytochrome oxidase assembly protein CcoS encodes MDVIIYLIPIALLMGLAGLVAFLWSLKNGQYDDLEGASYRALFEEDEMEKKSPPTDAQSSPSK; translated from the coding sequence ATGGACGTAATTATCTATCTGATCCCGATAGCCCTGCTGATGGGGCTTGCCGGACTGGTCGCCTTTCTCTGGTCTTTGAAAAACGGCCAGTATGACGACCTGGAGGGCGCCAGTTACCGGGCCCTGTTCGAGGAAGACGAGATGGAGAAAAAGAGTCCCCCGACTGACGCTCAGTCTTCGCCGTCGAAATAA
- a CDS encoding cupin domain-containing protein, with translation MSGKKENSNSNIVHRDELDWREVSHGDKFHLFGKSFTLPSGAQELGCGILRLPPGKRAFPEHYHMANEEAIYILKGEGTHLCGGKEQIVREGTFISLPRGEEHSHQMYNHTDRDLEYLCFSTMKEPEVVLYPNTGKMAVLAGQAPGGDPAKAALRKFFYPQEAGYFDGED, from the coding sequence ATGTCAGGGAAAAAGGAAAATAGCAATTCAAATATCGTTCACCGGGATGAGCTGGACTGGCGGGAAGTAAGTCACGGTGATAAATTTCACCTGTTCGGTAAGTCCTTTACCTTACCGTCGGGAGCGCAGGAACTGGGGTGCGGCATCTTACGGCTGCCGCCCGGAAAGCGCGCTTTTCCGGAGCATTATCATATGGCCAATGAAGAGGCGATCTATATCCTCAAAGGGGAAGGAACGCATCTTTGCGGCGGCAAGGAACAAATCGTCCGGGAAGGCACCTTTATTTCCCTGCCGAGAGGCGAGGAGCATTCCCACCAGATGTATAACCATACGGACCGGGATCTGGAATATCTCTGTTTTTCGACCATGAAGGAACCGGAAGTAGTACTTTACCCCAATACCGGCAAGATGGCGGTATTGGCCGGCCAGGCGCCGGGCGGCGATCCTGCAAAGGCGGCACTAAGAAAGTTTTTCTATCCGCAGGAAGCGGGTTATTTCGACGGCGAAGACTGA
- the dapB gene encoding 4-hydroxy-tetrahydrodipicolinate reductase — protein MSEIRIGIVGCGGRMGQALVREVLDSEQAALSGGTEPHDSPLIGSPIRHPGSGADTGLKVTDNAEHLFKISDIVIDFTCPTATRLHCSYAEKYNTAHIIGTTGLTEEDEKAINSAADLVPVVYASNFSLGVNLLFYLTRQAASLLDEDFDIEILEMHHRHKVDAPSGTALSLGKEAARGRGVVLDDVADKVRDGITGERKRGDIGFAVLRGGNVAGEHTVSFNAYDERIELTHKATDRAIFARGALKAALWAFSRRAGLYDMFDVLGLDKV, from the coding sequence ATGTCAGAGATCAGAATCGGAATCGTCGGCTGTGGCGGCCGCATGGGCCAGGCCCTGGTCCGGGAAGTACTGGACAGCGAACAGGCCGCTTTGAGCGGCGGCACTGAGCCTCATGACAGCCCGCTGATCGGCAGCCCCATCCGCCATCCCGGCAGTGGCGCAGACACCGGCCTGAAGGTCACCGACAACGCAGAACACCTGTTTAAAATCTCTGACATCGTCATCGACTTCACCTGTCCGACCGCCACCCGGCTGCATTGTTCCTATGCGGAAAAATACAATACCGCCCATATCATCGGCACGACCGGCCTGACCGAAGAAGATGAGAAAGCCATCAACTCGGCCGCTGACCTGGTGCCGGTGGTTTATGCCTCCAACTTCTCGCTGGGTGTCAATCTGCTGTTTTACCTGACCCGGCAGGCGGCCAGCCTGCTGGATGAGGATTTTGACATCGAGATTCTGGAAATGCATCACCGTCACAAGGTGGATGCCCCCAGCGGCACCGCCCTCAGCCTCGGCAAGGAAGCGGCCAGAGGACGCGGCGTTGTCCTCGACGATGTGGCCGACAAGGTCCGTGACGGCATCACCGGCGAACGCAAGCGCGGCGATATCGGATTTGCAGTCCTGCGCGGCGGCAATGTGGCCGGCGAACATACGGTCAGCTTCAATGCCTATGACGAACGGATCGAGCTCACCCATAAGGCCACAGACCGGGCCATCTTTGCCCGCGGGGCGCTGAAAGCCGCCCTCTGGGCGTTCAGCCGCAGGGCCGGTCTTTACGACATGTTTGACGTGCTGGGGCTGGACAAGGTCTGA
- a CDS encoding alkaline phosphatase, whose protein sequence is MNLLKKLDGMTFRLSCTALMVIGVTACTPDKQITETPVVAAKPKNVILFIGDGMGVSTVTAIRIYEGQLRGMSGEENTLSWEAFPRVALSKTYNTNQQVPDSAGTATAIYTGVKTKAGVLGVGPDVIRADCASTPGTELPTILELAEEQGLSTGVVTTARLTHATPGASYAHISERDWEADSEMPKEALEQGCKDVALQFVDFNKGNGIEVALGGGRRNFLPATMIDPEYAIKTGERHDGRDLTREWQAKHPDGAYVWNAEQFAAIDPAATDRLLGLFEPGHMQYDYDRTKDGSREPSLAEMTEKAIKVLSRNDKGYFLMVEGGRIDHGHHDGRAAMALTDGVALNEAVKMADSLTDDADTLIIVTADHSHTFIMAGYPTRGNPILGKVIGNDDHGNPEKTYSLMEDGKPYTTLGYQNGPGGIWPADDHHYERRDLTDVDTTDPEFVQQALLPRKSETHGGEDVAIYAKGAGAEKIGGVMEQNLIFDALKQVLPSEK, encoded by the coding sequence ATGAACCTGTTGAAAAAACTGGACGGAATGACTTTCCGTCTTTCCTGTACCGCCCTGATGGTTATCGGCGTAACAGCCTGCACACCGGATAAACAGATCACCGAAACACCGGTGGTTGCGGCAAAGCCGAAAAATGTCATCCTGTTTATCGGTGATGGTATGGGGGTCAGCACGGTCACCGCAATCCGGATTTACGAGGGCCAGCTCAGGGGCATGAGCGGCGAGGAAAATACCCTGAGCTGGGAAGCCTTTCCCCGGGTTGCCCTGTCCAAGACCTATAACACCAACCAGCAGGTGCCTGACAGCGCCGGTACCGCCACGGCGATCTATACCGGCGTGAAAACCAAGGCCGGGGTTCTGGGTGTGGGACCGGATGTGATCCGGGCCGACTGCGCCTCCACCCCAGGCACCGAACTGCCGACGATTCTGGAGCTGGCGGAAGAACAGGGCCTGTCCACCGGCGTGGTGACCACAGCCCGGCTGACACATGCCACGCCGGGGGCGAGCTATGCCCATATTTCCGAGCGCGACTGGGAAGCAGACAGTGAAATGCCGAAGGAAGCACTGGAACAGGGCTGTAAGGATGTCGCCCTGCAGTTTGTCGATTTTAACAAAGGCAACGGGATTGAGGTGGCGCTTGGTGGTGGCCGGCGCAATTTTCTTCCTGCGACCATGATCGATCCGGAATATGCGATAAAGACCGGGGAACGCCATGACGGCCGCGACCTGACCCGGGAATGGCAGGCAAAACATCCGGATGGAGCCTATGTCTGGAATGCGGAGCAGTTCGCCGCTATTGATCCGGCCGCTACCGACCGGCTGCTGGGGTTGTTCGAACCCGGTCACATGCAATATGACTATGACCGCACGAAAGATGGTTCTCGTGAACCGTCGCTGGCGGAAATGACGGAAAAAGCCATCAAGGTGCTGTCAAGGAATGACAAGGGTTATTTCCTGATGGTGGAGGGCGGACGTATTGATCACGGCCATCATGACGGCCGGGCCGCCATGGCGCTGACCGACGGCGTGGCGCTCAATGAGGCTGTGAAAATGGCCGACAGCCTGACCGACGATGCCGATACCCTGATCATCGTTACCGCCGACCACAGCCATACCTTCATCATGGCCGGTTACCCGACCCGCGGTAATCCGATTCTCGGCAAGGTGATCGGCAATGACGACCACGGCAATCCGGAAAAGACTTATAGCCTGATGGAAGACGGCAAACCCTATACTACCCTGGGATATCAGAATGGTCCGGGCGGTATCTGGCCGGCGGACGATCATCATTATGAGCGTCGGGATCTTACCGATGTGGATACAACGGATCCGGAATTTGTCCAGCAGGCCCTGCTGCCGCGCAAGAGCGAAACCCACGGCGGCGAGGATGTGGCCATCTACGCCAAGGGGGCCGGTGCTGAAAAGATCGGCGGTGTGATGGAACAGAATCTGATCTTCGACGCCCTGAAGCAAGTTCTGCCGTCGGAGAAATAG
- a CDS encoding amino acid carrier protein: MSAIEVFFNEFAAFMWGKPLVALIVLGGLFFMLYSRFLPYKYLPHAIDILRGKYNKAGGHGDISHFQALATALSGTLGLGNITGVALAITIGGPGAVFWMWVTAIVGMATKFFTASLAIMYRGYDSKGHLQGGPMYVIREGLGRKWIPLAILFAFAGLMGTLPVFQINQLIQIIRDMVAVPAGLTSADDHFLFDLIAGLLMAGLVLAIISGRIQRIADVTSRLVPLMVVFYVVMTTILLVMYAENIPEMLTLIVTDAFSGKAAAGGAVGAVILIGVQRGAFSNEAGIGTESLAHGAAKTDYPTREGLVAMLGPVIDTLIVCTCTALAILVTGVWQGDANGVSLTGSAFEAAFPGLGGYLLTVMVFFLAISTMLSFWYYGSKCTGFLIGAEREHYYVWFYVALIVVGAVASLKAVIGLIDGMYAVMAIPTMTSTLLLAPRVMERARIYFRDLDKEHERQDRDSSN, from the coding sequence ATGTCGGCCATTGAAGTTTTTTTTAACGAATTCGCCGCCTTTATGTGGGGCAAACCGCTGGTTGCCCTGATTGTTCTGGGCGGCCTCTTTTTCATGCTGTATTCGCGGTTTCTGCCCTACAAATATCTTCCGCATGCCATCGATATCCTGCGGGGAAAATATAACAAGGCGGGCGGCCACGGGGACATTTCCCATTTCCAGGCTCTGGCAACGGCTCTGTCCGGCACCCTGGGACTCGGTAATATCACCGGGGTGGCGCTGGCCATTACCATTGGCGGGCCGGGGGCTGTCTTCTGGATGTGGGTCACGGCTATTGTCGGCATGGCGACGAAATTTTTTACCGCGTCCCTGGCGATTATGTACCGGGGATATGACAGCAAGGGTCATCTGCAGGGTGGCCCCATGTATGTGATAAGGGAAGGTCTGGGCCGGAAATGGATACCGTTAGCCATCCTTTTTGCCTTTGCCGGGCTGATGGGGACCCTACCGGTTTTCCAGATCAACCAGCTGATTCAGATTATCCGTGACATGGTGGCTGTGCCGGCGGGCCTGACGTCTGCTGATGATCATTTTTTGTTTGATCTGATAGCTGGCCTTCTTATGGCCGGTCTGGTTCTGGCGATCATTTCCGGCCGGATCCAGCGCATCGCCGACGTGACCAGCCGGCTGGTGCCGCTGATGGTGGTCTTTTATGTCGTGATGACGACTATATTGCTTGTGATGTATGCGGAAAATATCCCGGAGATGCTGACGCTGATTGTCACCGACGCCTTTTCCGGCAAGGCCGCTGCCGGGGGTGCCGTCGGCGCGGTGATCCTGATCGGTGTCCAGCGGGGCGCCTTTTCCAATGAAGCCGGGATCGGCACCGAATCGCTGGCCCACGGGGCGGCGAAGACGGATTATCCGACCCGGGAGGGGCTCGTGGCCATGCTGGGGCCGGTGATTGATACCCTGATTGTCTGCACCTGTACGGCGCTGGCCATTCTGGTGACCGGGGTCTGGCAGGGTGACGCCAACGGCGTCAGCCTGACCGGCAGCGCCTTTGAAGCTGCCTTTCCGGGGCTTGGCGGTTATCTGCTGACAGTGATGGTGTTTTTCCTCGCCATCAGTACCATGCTCAGTTTCTGGTATTACGGCAGTAAATGCACCGGTTTTCTGATCGGGGCGGAACGGGAACATTATTATGTCTGGTTTTATGTGGCTCTGATTGTAGTCGGTGCTGTCGCCAGTCTGAAGGCAGTGATCGGCCTGATAGACGGCATGTATGCGGTCATGGCCATCCCGACAATGACCTCCACCCTGTTGCTTGCACCCCGGGTGATGGAGCGCGCCCGCATTTATTTCAGGGATCTGGATAAAGAGCACGAGCGGCAGGACCGGGATTCGTCAAACTAG